The Nostoc sp. 'Lobaria pulmonaria (5183) cyanobiont' DNA window TGAGAAAACACTTTGTTTATCCCCTTGTCCCCTCATCTCCCCACTCTCGTCTTCATACAAATGGTAGATTTTATTGCGGTCACTACCAGCCCTAAAATACATAAGTACTTACTTTTTCTACACAAAACTTAATATTTAGTGATTGTAGCCAAATATCCTCTCAGGCATTGCTCTGGGATGATTCGTACTTCGTTTAAAAAATCTAATCGGTAAAGGATGCTTGATGATTATTAACAAAACCTATGAATAGCCTCTATCTTTTGGTAGATTTAACATTGGCAATAAATTGTTTTATACAATACTTAAATTGTACGGATAATGCCTCAGGTAGTTTTAGTTAACCCGCAGATACCTCCTAATACAGGTAATATTGCCCGTACTTGTGCAGCTACGGGTACAGAGTTGCATTTGGTGGGCCCTTTGGGGTTTGAAATTAGCGATCGCTACCTCAAAAGAGCCGGCTTAGATTACTGGCCTTATGTAAAACTACACTATCACGAATCTCTCGAAGCCTTTAAGACCTTACATCAGGGGCGTGGCGGCAGATGGTTGGGTTATACGGTTGGTGGAAATTGTAATTATGTAAGCTTTCAGTTTCAACCTGATGATTGGCTACTGTTTGGTAGTGAAACCACGGGCTTACCACCAGCAATTCTGTCAGATTGCGATGCTACCCTCTATATTCCCATGAGCCAATCGGGGGTTCGCAGCTTGAATCTGTCAGTAAGTGTAGCAATTGGCTTATTTGAAACCCGTCGTCAGTTAGGCTATTTACAATAGTTGTTTACATTCCTACTTATAAGTGTATTTACTTATAACTTTTCTAGAAACCTATTAGACGATTTATTTCTGACTGCAAAAATTTTCTTGTAATAGCAAGAATATGTAAAACAATATACCAAAAGTTGGGTTTATTTGCAAAATGTAGTGGAAGATACTTACAAGTATAGTAAGGTTATTATAAGAAATTTGTATATGAAACTTGGGATATTGCCAAACTTGAATGATAGATTTTGATGAATTTAAAACATCCTAAACTAGGAACAAAACCGCTCAAATCCAGTCATGTCTTACATTTGAGCTATTTTGGCTCAACAAAGAACAGAAATCAGCCCAAAAGTAGCCGATAGTTAATACGGTTGTTTTTTAGGGAATAATCAACGTAAAGTCTCGTGTTGAGAAGACGGATGGGGTAGAAATATCTTGAAGATATCTACAGCAGGGGGCATAACTTTTCCAGAAGTCGCCGCGATTTAATCTCAGCTGCGACTTGGGCTTGGCAAATAGTTTGTCCAGTCCCCGCGATTGACGCAAGACAAGCGCGGATAATGGTAAAGAGTAAAATCAATCGTCCTAAGTGGTGTTAGGAGTGGTTCGGACAAGTAAAGACAGCAAAATTTAAGTTTTGCTAACAGATGTTATGAACTTGTCTAAATCAGAGAAGCAGGTTAATCTTGCGTAAGCATCTCTGGTGAATGTGATCTCGATCTATCGTTTGTTGCGATCTAAATCATTGACTAGTATCCAACTGAAAAATCGAGGTCAATTAAGCGCTAGTGATCGTAAGGAGGTCGTCTTTGAAACGAGCATTGAAAAAGAGAGTAAAAGCTGTGTTGAACAATACCCCCAGCAGCGATGATGCCCCGGTAGAACTGCTAAATGTGATGAATCCAAAAGTTAACAGCCGGGTGCGGACAAAAGCGGCAATGATTGGCTTGGCAATCTCTATGGGAGCAACCAGCCTTTTGGTGACTCGACAAAGCGATCAAGCCCAAGCAGCGGTGCCAGTAGGCAGCCAAAAGGCGACCTCAACAATTCCTGCTGTTCCGGACACCAAGGTGAAATTCGCCTCCACTAAGCTGGACTCCCAAGCAGTCTCATCAGTGAGCGTGCCGGAAAATCCTGTAATCGTGCAACCAACGGCAGTCTCACAAGTGCCTGGGCTTGAAGCTAAATGGCAAGTCGCGGCAAGCGGAATATCTTTGCAAGTTCCTGCATCAAACACGTTTTCTCAAACAAACGTAGGTTATAACAATTCCACTTACCTGAAGCCCAAAGTGGCACAGGGATTGAACAATACCTTAACCGAAACTAGTTTTCCAACAGTCAATAATCTGTCTGATTATAGTGTTGATAGTACAAAGGTATCACTAACTGCCCAGCCACAAACAGTGGCAACATCTGGCGCAGCCAACAGTGAAATAAATGCACAACTTAAGGCGCAACAAGAATTCGCACTAAATCGCTTACAAGAAAAGTCGAACCGTTTAAGAAACAGTCTGGCGCAGTTACAGTCTGGAGAGACCAAAAATTTATCACAAGCTGATATAGAATTGGCGCAGCCGACAACTGTGGTTGCGAAGACTGCATTAACAGCCCAATTAGACACTTCTAGCGATGCAAGCCAAGCGAGCCTGATATCGAGGTTAAAACAGAAGACACAGACAAGTGCATCTGTACCATCGGCGCCAATAGTGATTGCCTCCTCGACACATACAGCCTACGAAGTTAAGCCTGGAGATACACTAGCAGCGATCGCCAGCAGATACAATACTTCAGTATCAGAACTAGTTAAAGCAAATAACCTCAATAATCCCAATGAACTGCGAATTAGTCAAAAACTAGTTATTCCTGCTGTTCAAATTCCTGCTGTTCAAGTTGAAGCAACTGTAGCGAGTCAGCCCACTTTTGTAGAGTCTAGCAAAACTCCTCATGTTGCTACCTCCCCTTTAAATATTGGTAGTGCCAACTCATATCTACCTAGTTTCTCATCACCAACTATTGCCGACAAAAGTAGCGTTGCCGTGCCTACACCAGTGACTGT harbors:
- a CDS encoding tRNA (cytidine(34)-2'-O)-methyltransferase, whose protein sequence is MPQVVLVNPQIPPNTGNIARTCAATGTELHLVGPLGFEISDRYLKRAGLDYWPYVKLHYHESLEAFKTLHQGRGGRWLGYTVGGNCNYVSFQFQPDDWLLFGSETTGLPPAILSDCDATLYIPMSQSGVRSLNLSVSVAIGLFETRRQLGYLQ
- a CDS encoding peptidoglycan DD-metalloendopeptidase family protein, with product MKRALKKRVKAVLNNTPSSDDAPVELLNVMNPKVNSRVRTKAAMIGLAISMGATSLLVTRQSDQAQAAVPVGSQKATSTIPAVPDTKVKFASTKLDSQAVSSVSVPENPVIVQPTAVSQVPGLEAKWQVAASGISLQVPASNTFSQTNVGYNNSTYLKPKVAQGLNNTLTETSFPTVNNLSDYSVDSTKVSLTAQPQTVATSGAANSEINAQLKAQQEFALNRLQEKSNRLRNSLAQLQSGETKNLSQADIELAQPTTVVAKTALTAQLDTSSDASQASLISRLKQKTQTSASVPSAPIVIASSTHTAYEVKPGDTLAAIASRYNTSVSELVKANNLNNPNELRISQKLVIPAVQIPAVQVEATVASQPTFVESSKTPHVATSPLNIGSANSYLPSFSSPTIADKSSVAVPTPVTVQIQANSATDSETAPPTAKSYGVGGDIPAPQAFAEMQQPNTPANRVARGNNSNNDRLRGLQAEIQRLQQKYRAQQSGNLVVPATAIEANNAAMLTPISTPNNFSVPNPASRPNSVAIPIPVPTPIRGNYSVQPVKPQFQTTVRATEAVNPEFLPNLGSASQWTPSRTQSATRVATPSGRVNASDSLGKMRGTTVSPQIMPPLAAVDQYLPRPIDELTPPPSTSTLAYIWPTKGTLTSGFGMRWGRPHKGIDIANSTGTPVVASADGTIEKAGWNNGGYGNLVEIHHPDGSSTRYAHNSKILVQPGQQVHQGETIALMGTTGHSTGPHSHFEIHPSGKGAVNPIAFLPQRL